A genomic region of Pithys albifrons albifrons isolate INPA30051 chromosome 20, PitAlb_v1, whole genome shotgun sequence contains the following coding sequences:
- the PTGES gene encoding prostaglandin E synthase, which produces MMENKVFLSFTFYSTILILKMYVVAIITGQVRLRKKAFANPEDALRNGGLQFCHEDPDVERCRRAHRNDMENIFPFLFLGAIYSMLDPSPTVARIHFLIFCVGRIVHTIAYLLRLKAPTRSVAYSVAQLPCFSMALQILLATTPYW; this is translated from the exons ATGATGGAAAACAAAGTGTTTCTGTCCTTTACATTCTACAGCacaattttgattttaaaaatgtatgtcGTTGCCATCATTACAGGACAAGTGAGACTCAGAAAGAAG GCGTTTGCAAACCCGGAGGATGCGCTGCGCAATGGGGGGCTGCAGTTCTGCCACGAGGACCCTGACGTGGAGCGGTGCCGCAG GGCGCACCGCAATGACATGGAGAacatctttcccttcctcttccttggaGCCATCTACTCCATGTTGGACCCCAGTCCCACAGTGGCCAGGATCCACTTCTTGATCTTCTGCGTGGGGCGCATCGTGCACACCATTGCCTACCTCCTGCGGCTGAAGGCGCCCACGCGCTCCGTGGCCTACAGcgtggcacagctgccctgcttCTCCATGGCCCTGCAGATCCTCCTCGCCACCACCCCATACTGGTAA